Below is a genomic region from Granulicella sibirica.
ATGCGCTGTTCGTCCCGGTTAGTGGCGGCCCGGTCTGCAGCTTCGTGTAGTCGGTAATGCCCGGGTCAGAGTCGCAAATCAATATTGCGCGATGCCCCTCGCAGAAGGTCTCCGCCGTGCTCAGCGTCGCGCCGACAATCTCGCCGGGGATGCAAAGCAGATTGAACAGGTCCACCTGGTCGAGCAGCGGAACCCCCGTGCCCGGGGTCGCCGGGAAGAGGGCCGTCTCAAATGCCCCACCCGCAGCGCTGTTGGTGCTTGGGGCAAGCACTGCTCCATCGGCTCCCCCGGCAAGCGGCGGAGAAGAGAGCGGCTTGGCCGCCGTGGGCAGAGGCGTATCCGCTGGCGGAGCTGTTGCTCCGCCGACAATGACAACCTGCACGAGGCTCGATTGCTTGTTGATCACATCCAGCACATAGCGTCCCTGCGGATCGGGCGTGACCATGGAAAGATTTTCATACGACTCTACGACCGTCTCGGAAAGCGCGCCCGGCGGCGCGTAGACGACCTGTACGCGAAAGCGGGTCGGGTCAGCCGTCTGCTTCTTTGTCGCGATTGCGTAGTTGCTTGCCCATGCGCCCGGATTCTTTGCGGTGAAACTAAGTACACCGCCGATGGCTACCACGCTGGCCTTCGCATCGCTGCCTGCGATTCGTACGATGTACGCCTGCTGGCCGCCATTGATGAAAAATTGCGACACCGCGTAGCCGAGCAGGCTGCGAGTGTCCAGCCCACCATACAGACGGTTGTAGTCCGACCAGCTCAGCACGAGACCGGCTGACGTTGTCGGCCCCTGAGGTGCCCAGCCAACGAAGGCCGCGATCGAAGTTGCCACGCCGGCGATGGTATGGACCCCACTTGGGATCTCCTGTACATACACGCCGGGATAGGAAGTCATGACTGGCATTTAGTTCCTCCACAAAACATCTATTGCGAACTGCTTCCCGATCACACATCCGGGATGTACTAACAAACCCCTGTCCGCCTAAGTGCGGAATTCCACCTGCGCTTGCGAAGGCTCCGATTGCACTGTGACTTCAGGCCCCGAAACGTTTCGCTTCCGACAACCGGAAAGTTCAATATGATCCCTGGAAGCCGAACCGCGAGTACCCGAGCCGCGAGTAACAGACGGGTTCGCATGAAGAGAACACTGCTTGTCGAGGCGGCGCTAGGACTTTCTTGCAACGGAAGTAGCACTATCTTGCAGTTCTGCTCTCTCAAGCTGCGGAAACAGTGCAATCTGCGATGGTCCCGTATCTGCCCGATATCGCGATGGACACATACCAATTTGCTTGCGAAACATGCGCGCAAAGTAAGAGAGATCATTGAATCCGACTTCAAACGCAGCATCTGTCACCGAGGACCGCCGCTGTTTCATCAACTCTGCCGCGCGGCGAATACGAAGCTGCACGACATAATCCTGAAAGGTTATGCCGTTCACCTTTTTGAATATCCGGCTAAACTGAAACGGGCTCAGATCGCACATATCTGCGGCCTTCGCCAGAGGAATTTTGTCGGGATAGTTGGCGCGGAGATACGCCACGGCCGGCGATAACTTGTTGAACTCCGGCGAACTCAGTTTAGGTTGTGCCGTCGTCCCGACCACGTTTACCGACGGCTCTGCATGAAGTGGCCGTAGCGAGTCGCACACCGTCTTCACCGTACAGGGCTTTTGGATGTAGTCCCAGATCTGCTGCTGGACGGCCCACCTCTGATGAATCTTCGATTTACTTGTCGTCAGCATTACCACGGGCAGGGATTGAAATCGGCTCCTCACGCGCTCCAGGACCTCCAGGCCCTTTCTAGTCGGAGTGTCGAAGTCGAAGCACGCCGCCCACGGCGCAGTCGACTTCATCACATGACACAAGTCGAACGGCCATCGCACCGGTTGCACGGCGAAACTCTTTGGAAGACTGAGCGGAAGATCAAGCTTCTCTCGCTTGACTAAAAAATCGATCCACAAGAGGTTTGGAAGAAGGTTAGGGGAAGCGGACATCATGGCACCACGCAGGAGATAGGTTTCGACGGCTTCGAACGATCCCGTTTCAGGGATTCTTGGGCCCAAATCAAAGCTCCCTCCAGGGAGAGCAGAAGACTAACCTATGTGGGGTAAATCTTCATTACGGTACGAATAAGCGCTTGCCGTGGATGGCTGTTCGCGGTCACTCAAAGGCGGTGTCTCAGGGGGTCGCCTTCGCTCTTCGCAGTTCCAAAAGATGGTGAACCCGACGCCCGCATCGTATCAGCCGAGTTCATGAGGCCGCCAGGTCGATCGTTTTCAGACATCTGCGAATTTTTGGCGCGGCCAGTACTCATGGGTTTGCCGACGGCAATGTCGAAGGCGCGCCGGACGTAAACTTGATAA
It encodes:
- a CDS encoding phage tail sheath family protein, producing MPVMTSYPGVYVQEIPSGVHTIAGVATSIAAFVGWAPQGPTTSAGLVLSWSDYNRLYGGLDTRSLLGYAVSQFFINGGQQAYIVRIAGSDAKASVVAIGGVLSFTAKNPGAWASNYAIATKKQTADPTRFRVQVVYAPPGALSETVVESYENLSMVTPDPQGRYVLDVINKQSSLVQVVIVGGATAPPADTPLPTAAKPLSSPPLAGGADGAVLAPSTNSAAGGAFETALFPATPGTGVPLLDQVDLFNLLCIPGEIVGATLSTAETFCEGHRAILICDSDPGITDYTKLQTGPPLTGTNSAFYFPWILAPDPLNQNRPASYPPCGFVAGLYARTDTNRGVWKAPAGTEASLAGVSGVAVPLNDKQNGVLNPVAVNCIRNFSVYGTVIWGARTTAGNDELGSEWKYVPVRRTALFIEESLYRALKWAVFEPNDSPLWAELRLNVGSFMQNLFRQGAFQGTTPTDAYFVKCDGETTTQNDINLGIVNVLVGFAPLKPAEFVVIQIQQIAGQIAT
- a CDS encoding response regulator transcription factor, with amino-acid sequence MGPRIPETGSFEAVETYLLRGAMMSASPNLLPNLLWIDFLVKREKLDLPLSLPKSFAVQPVRWPFDLCHVMKSTAPWAACFDFDTPTRKGLEVLERVRSRFQSLPVVMLTTSKSKIHQRWAVQQQIWDYIQKPCTVKTVCDSLRPLHAEPSVNVVGTTAQPKLSSPEFNKLSPAVAYLRANYPDKIPLAKAADMCDLSPFQFSRIFKKVNGITFQDYVVQLRIRRAAELMKQRRSSVTDAAFEVGFNDLSYFARMFRKQIGMCPSRYRADTGPSQIALFPQLERAELQDSATSVARKS